The proteins below are encoded in one region of Pseudophryne corroboree isolate aPseCor3 chromosome 8, aPseCor3.hap2, whole genome shotgun sequence:
- the LOC134947579 gene encoding uncharacterized protein LOC134947579, translating to MADVDQQGQDQQATITLQLTPVDPSQPIQLQDIPQASISPQLAQAPPPSQIPDDFWASWTSQQAQSNASLTAHTQHLASLPHHLPRISRNSGRLIVQVGRMATSMEQIRADNSQMLAHLSRIVDEQQRHQQALVQLIQHNQVVNESLSRIVASHTATNTQLIASLNNLSSNISLMGAHQVTSSSGTTTPIQTPVTSPVRRSSRARASEPAQSSAPSTHKRKK from the coding sequence atggccgacgtggaccagcagggacaagaccaacaggcaaccatcacactgcaacttacacctgttgacccaagccagccaatacagctgcaggatatcccccaagcctccatcagtccacaactggcacaagctccgcccccaagccaaataccagatgatttttgggccagttggacaagccaacaggcccaaagcaatgccagcctgaccgcacatacacaacaccttgccagtctgccccatcatctaccgcgtattagtcgcaactcgggcagactgattgtacaagtagggcgaatggcaacctcaatggagcaaataagggctgacaacagccaaatgcttgctcatttaTCGCGCATagtagatgagcaacagcgccatcagcaggcactcgttcagctcattcagcacaaccaagtggtgaatgagtcgttatccaggattgtagccagccacactgcaaccaacactcagctgattgcaagccttaataatttgagcagcaatatttcattgatgggagctcaccaagtaacctccagctcggggaccacgacccctatccaaacgccagtaacctcccctgttcggcgttcctccagagcacgtgccagtgagccagcacaaagctcagcacccagcacacacaagcggaaaaaataa